A stretch of the Cellulomonas sp. WB94 genome encodes the following:
- a CDS encoding ABC transporter ATP-binding protein yields MTATTTTPRAPGVPAANRVPVLEVRNLSVDYGYGDSPTHVLRNTSLTLHRGEVLGLAGESGCGKSTLAYAATRLLPPPGLITGGEVIFTDRSGTSVDLLRLDDAQLRASRWRDTAIVFQGAMNSLNPVFRIGRQLTDAIRAHRPDEPRQVSAERAAETLEMVGIAADRLRSYPHQLSGGMRQRVMIAMALALEPQVLIMDEPTTALDVVMQRQIIEQISELRERLGFSVVFITHDVSLLIEIADRIAIMYAGEIVEDAPAEDVYRRPRHPYAHGLLRSFPPLHGPRRELGGIPGSPPDLLHLAPGCPFAARCPHAFDLCRTDRPVLGPTAFTATEPSRLVACHLHSGGVVPPELTVGVPA; encoded by the coding sequence ATGACCGCCACGACGACGACCCCGCGCGCGCCCGGCGTCCCGGCAGCCAACCGGGTCCCGGTGCTCGAGGTCCGCAACCTGAGCGTCGACTACGGGTACGGCGACTCCCCGACCCACGTCCTGCGCAACACCTCGCTCACGCTGCACCGCGGCGAGGTCCTCGGCCTCGCCGGGGAGTCGGGCTGCGGCAAGTCGACGCTCGCGTACGCCGCGACCCGGCTGCTGCCGCCGCCGGGGCTCATCACCGGCGGGGAGGTCATCTTCACCGACCGCTCCGGGACGAGCGTCGACCTGCTGCGGCTCGACGACGCCCAGCTGCGCGCGTCCCGCTGGCGCGACACCGCGATCGTGTTCCAGGGCGCGATGAACTCGCTCAACCCGGTCTTCCGGATCGGTCGGCAGCTCACGGACGCCATCCGGGCGCACCGGCCCGACGAGCCCCGGCAGGTCAGCGCCGAGCGCGCAGCCGAGACGCTCGAGATGGTCGGGATCGCCGCCGACCGCCTGCGCTCCTACCCCCACCAGCTCTCGGGCGGCATGCGTCAGCGCGTGATGATCGCGATGGCGCTCGCCCTCGAGCCGCAGGTGCTCATCATGGACGAGCCGACGACCGCCCTCGACGTCGTGATGCAGCGCCAGATCATCGAGCAGATCTCCGAGCTGCGCGAGCGTCTCGGGTTCTCGGTCGTCTTCATCACGCACGACGTCTCGCTGCTCATCGAGATCGCCGACCGCATCGCGATCATGTACGCGGGCGAGATCGTCGAGGACGCCCCCGCCGAGGACGTCTACCGCCGCCCGCGCCACCCGTACGCGCACGGCCTGCTCCGCTCGTTCCCGCCGCTGCACGGTCCGCGCCGCGAGCTCGGGGGCATCCCGGGGTCACCGCCGGACCTGCTGCACCTCGCACCCGGCTGCCCGTTCGCGGCGCGCTGCCCGCACGCGTTCGACCTCTGCCGGACCGACCGGCCCGTCCTCGGCCCGACGGCCTTCACGGCCACCGAGCCGTCCAGGCTCGTCGCGTGCCACCTGCACTCGGGTGGTGTCGTGCCCCCGGAGCTCACCGTGGGCGTGCCGGCCTGA
- a CDS encoding SRPBCC family protein translates to MSRCRSCRGRARDGRACTCGPRRPSGAAATGALTAAAVAGTVATLRSRALRWGATRAEVDSALPGDELILHPGLSATRAITIRADAGAVWPWVAQLGQGRGGFYSYDALENLVGCKIHSADDIVPEWQSIAVGDEVRLHPDGGLRVALVDPGRALVLRGGVPMGATPPPYDFTWTFVVQDAPRGSVRLLVRERYGYVKDWAPLLVEPVSLISFLMSRRMLLGIKERAERPADLTGEGTDSLT, encoded by the coding sequence ATGTCCAGGTGTCGTTCATGCCGGGGTCGCGCACGTGACGGTCGGGCGTGCACGTGCGGGCCGCGTCGGCCCTCGGGGGCGGCCGCGACCGGGGCGCTCACCGCGGCGGCGGTCGCGGGCACGGTCGCCACGCTGCGGTCCAGGGCCCTGCGCTGGGGCGCGACGCGCGCCGAGGTGGACTCGGCGCTGCCGGGCGACGAGCTCATCCTGCATCCCGGGCTCTCGGCCACGCGAGCGATCACCATCCGGGCCGACGCGGGCGCGGTGTGGCCGTGGGTCGCGCAGCTCGGTCAGGGCCGCGGCGGGTTCTACAGCTATGACGCGCTCGAGAACCTCGTCGGCTGCAAGATCCACAGTGCCGACGACATCGTCCCCGAGTGGCAGTCGATCGCGGTCGGTGACGAGGTCCGGCTGCATCCCGACGGTGGGCTGCGGGTCGCCCTGGTCGACCCCGGGCGCGCGCTCGTCCTGCGCGGCGGGGTCCCGATGGGCGCGACGCCGCCGCCGTACGACTTCACGTGGACCTTCGTCGTCCAGGATGCGCCCCGTGGCAGCGTGCGGCTGCTCGTCCGCGAGCGCTACGGGTACGTCAAGGACTGGGCCCCTCTGCTCGTCGAGCCGGTCTCGTTGATCAGCTTCCTCATGAGCCGGCGCATGCTGCTCGGCATCAAGGAACGGGCCGAGCGGCCGGCCGACCTCACAGGTGAGGGCACCGACAGCCTCACCTGA